One Streptomyces lincolnensis genomic region harbors:
- a CDS encoding ribonuclease J encodes MSHPHPELGTPPPLPEGGLRVTPLGGLGEIGRNMTVFEYGGRLLIVDCGVLFPEEEQPGIDLILPDFSSIRDRLDDIEGIVLTHGHEDHIGGVPFLLREKPDIPLIGSKLTLALIEAKLQEHRIRPYTLEVAEGHRERVGPFDCEFVAVNHSIPDALAVAIRTPAGMVVHTGDFKMDQLPLDNRLTDLHAFARLSEEGIDLLLSDSTNAEVPGFVPPERDISNVLRQVFGNARKRIIVASFASHVHRIQQILDAAHEYGRRVAFVGRSMVRNMGIARDLGYLKVPPGLVVDVKTLDDLPDHEVVLVCTGSQGEPMAALSRMANRDHQIRIVNGDTVILASSLIPGNENAVYRVINGLTRWGANVVHKGNAKVHVSGHASAGELLYFYNICRPKNLMPVHGEWRHLRANAELGALTGVPHDRIVIAEDGVVVDLVEGKAKISGKVQAGYVYVDGLSVGDVGEPALKDRKILGDEGIISVFVVIDASTGKITGGPHIQARGSGIEDSAFADVIPRVTEVLERSAQDGVVEPHQLQQLVRRTLGKWVSDTYRRRPMILPVVVEV; translated from the coding sequence TTGAGTCATCCGCATCCTGAACTCGGCACGCCCCCGCCGCTGCCCGAGGGCGGCCTCCGGGTCACCCCACTGGGCGGCCTCGGCGAAATCGGCCGAAACATGACGGTCTTCGAGTACGGCGGTCGCCTGCTGATCGTCGACTGCGGCGTGCTCTTCCCGGAGGAGGAGCAGCCCGGAATCGATCTGATCCTGCCGGACTTCTCGTCCATCAGGGACCGCCTCGACGACATCGAGGGCATCGTCCTCACCCATGGCCACGAGGACCACATCGGCGGCGTCCCCTTCCTCCTGCGCGAGAAGCCGGACATCCCGCTGATCGGCTCCAAGCTGACCCTCGCCCTGATCGAGGCCAAGCTCCAGGAGCACCGGATCCGCCCGTACACCCTGGAGGTGGCGGAGGGGCACCGCGAGCGCGTCGGCCCCTTCGACTGCGAGTTCGTCGCGGTCAACCACTCCATCCCGGACGCCCTGGCCGTGGCCATCCGCACCCCCGCCGGCATGGTGGTGCACACGGGCGACTTCAAGATGGACCAGCTCCCGCTGGACAACCGCCTCACCGATCTGCACGCGTTCGCCCGGCTGAGCGAGGAAGGGATCGACCTCCTCCTCTCCGACTCTACGAACGCCGAGGTCCCCGGGTTCGTCCCGCCGGAGCGGGACATCTCCAACGTCCTGCGTCAGGTCTTCGGCAACGCCCGCAAGCGGATCATCGTGGCGAGCTTCGCCAGCCACGTCCACCGCATCCAGCAGATCCTGGACGCCGCCCACGAGTACGGCCGCAGGGTCGCCTTCGTCGGCCGCTCGATGGTCCGCAACATGGGCATCGCGCGCGACCTGGGCTACCTGAAGGTCCCACCGGGTCTGGTGGTCGACGTCAAGACACTCGACGACCTCCCCGACCACGAGGTGGTCCTGGTCTGCACGGGCTCCCAGGGCGAACCGATGGCCGCCCTCTCCCGCATGGCCAACCGGGACCACCAGATCCGGATCGTCAACGGCGACACGGTGATCCTGGCGTCGTCCCTGATCCCCGGCAACGAGAACGCGGTCTACCGCGTGATCAACGGCCTGACCCGCTGGGGCGCCAACGTCGTCCACAAGGGCAACGCCAAGGTCCATGTCTCCGGCCACGCGTCCGCGGGCGAGTTGCTGTACTTCTACAACATCTGCCGCCCGAAGAACCTGATGCCGGTCCACGGCGAATGGCGCCACCTCCGGGCCAACGCCGAACTGGGCGCCCTCACCGGCGTCCCGCACGACCGGATCGTCATCGCGGAGGACGGCGTCGTCGTCGACCTCGTCGAGGGCAAGGCCAAGATCTCCGGCAAGGTCCAGGCGGGCTACGTGTACGTCGACGGCCTCTCGGTCGGAGATGTCGGTGAGCCGGCGCTCAAGGACCGCAAGATCCTCGGCGACGAGGGCATCATCTCGGTCTTCGTGGTCATCGACGCCTCCACCGGCAAGATCACAGGTGGTCCGCATATCCAGGCCCGCGGCTCGGGCATCGAGGACTCCGCCTTCGCCGACGTCATCCCGAGGGTCACCGAAGTCCTGGAGCGTTCGGCCCAGGACGGCGTGGTCGAACCCCACCAGCTCCAGCAGCTGGTGCGGCGAACCCTCGGCAAGTGGGTCTCGGACACCTATCGGCGCAGGCCGATGATCCTGCCTGTCGTGGTGGAGGTCTGA
- a CDS encoding M16 family metallopeptidase: MTSSSSTATARTSSEARAVARTQTLIKGTNGIGVVRKTTLPGGLRIVTETLPSVRSATFGIWAHVGSRDETPSLNGATHYLEHLLFKGTSKRSALDISSAIDAVGGEMNAFTAKEYTCYYARVLDTDLPLAIDVVCDMLTGSLILEEDVNVERGAILEEIAMTEDDPGDCVHDLFAHTMFGDNPLGRPVLGTVDTVNALTADRIRRFYKKHYDPTHLVVAAAGNIDHNKVVRQVRAAFEKAGALKDSDAEPIAPRDGRRTLRTAGRVELIGRKTEQAHVVLGMPGLARTDERRWALGVLNTALGGGMSSRLFQEVREKRGLAYSVYSYTSGFADCGLFGVYAGCRPSQVHDVLKICRDELDHVAEHGLSDDEIGRAVGQLRGSTVLGLEDTGALMNRIGKSELCWGEQMSVDDMLARIASVTPDDVRSVAREILGRRPSLSVIGPLKDKQASRLHEAVA, encoded by the coding sequence AGGGCACCAACGGCATCGGGGTGGTCCGCAAGACCACCCTCCCCGGCGGCCTGCGCATCGTCACCGAGACCCTCCCCTCGGTCCGCTCCGCTACCTTCGGCATCTGGGCCCACGTCGGCTCCCGTGACGAGACGCCGTCCCTGAACGGCGCCACGCACTACCTGGAGCACCTGCTCTTCAAGGGCACGTCGAAGCGCAGCGCGCTGGACATCTCCTCCGCGATCGACGCGGTCGGCGGTGAGATGAACGCGTTCACCGCCAAGGAGTACACGTGCTACTACGCACGCGTGCTCGACACCGACCTGCCACTCGCCATCGACGTCGTCTGCGACATGCTGACCGGCTCGCTCATCCTCGAAGAGGACGTCAACGTCGAGCGCGGCGCGATCCTCGAAGAGATCGCCATGACCGAGGACGACCCGGGCGACTGTGTGCACGACCTGTTCGCGCACACCATGTTCGGCGACAACCCCCTCGGCCGCCCGGTCCTCGGCACGGTCGACACCGTCAACGCCCTCACCGCCGACCGCATACGCCGCTTCTACAAGAAGCACTACGACCCGACCCACCTCGTGGTCGCGGCCGCCGGAAACATCGACCACAACAAGGTCGTACGACAGGTCCGCGCGGCCTTCGAGAAGGCGGGCGCCCTCAAGGACTCCGACGCGGAGCCCATCGCCCCGCGCGACGGCCGGCGCACCCTGCGCACGGCCGGCCGCGTCGAGCTGATCGGCCGCAAGACCGAGCAGGCCCACGTCGTCCTCGGCATGCCGGGCCTGGCCCGCACCGACGAGCGCCGCTGGGCGCTGGGTGTCCTGAACACCGCCCTGGGCGGGGGCATGTCCTCGCGCCTGTTCCAGGAGGTCCGCGAGAAGCGCGGCCTGGCGTACAGCGTGTACTCGTACACCTCCGGCTTCGCCGACTGCGGCCTGTTCGGCGTGTACGCGGGCTGTCGGCCCTCGCAGGTCCACGACGTACTGAAGATCTGCCGCGACGAACTCGACCACGTCGCCGAGCACGGCCTCTCGGACGACGAGATCGGCCGTGCCGTGGGCCAGCTCCGGGGCTCCACCGTCCTCGGCCTGGAGGACACGGGTGCGCTGATGAACCGCATCGGCAAGAGCGAGCTGTGCTGGGGCGAGCAGATGTCGGTCGACGACATGCTGGCCAGGATCGCTTCGGTCACCCCGGACGACGTCCGTTCCGTCGCCCGCGAGATCCTGGGACGGCGGCCCTCGCTGTCGGTCATCGGCCCGCTGAAGGACAAACAGGCGTCCCGTCTCCACGAAGCCGTCGCCTAA
- the dapB gene encoding 4-hydroxy-tetrahydrodipicolinate reductase — MSKLRVAVLGAKGRIGSEAVRAVEAAEDMELVAALGRGDTLQTLAETGAQVAVELTTPDSVMANLEYCVGHGIHAVVGTTGWTDERLAQLNGWLDRSPQTGVLIAPNFSIGAVLTMKFSQIAAPYFESVEVIELHHPNKVDAPSGTATRTAQLIAEARREAGTAPAPDATATALDGARGADVDGVPVHAVRLRGLLAHQEVLLGGEGETLTVRHDSLHHSSFMPGILLGARRVVTTPGLTFGLEHFLDLN; from the coding sequence ATGAGCAAGCTGCGCGTGGCGGTCCTCGGCGCCAAGGGCCGGATCGGTTCCGAGGCGGTGCGGGCGGTCGAGGCCGCCGAGGACATGGAACTGGTCGCTGCCCTGGGCCGGGGCGACACGCTCCAGACCCTGGCCGAGACCGGCGCCCAGGTCGCCGTCGAACTGACCACGCCGGACTCGGTGATGGCCAACCTCGAGTACTGCGTCGGCCACGGCATCCACGCCGTCGTAGGCACCACGGGCTGGACGGACGAGCGTCTCGCGCAGCTGAACGGCTGGCTCGACCGCTCCCCTCAGACCGGTGTCCTCATCGCACCGAACTTCTCCATCGGCGCCGTCCTGACCATGAAGTTCTCGCAGATCGCCGCGCCCTACTTTGAGTCGGTCGAGGTCATCGAACTGCACCACCCGAACAAGGTGGACGCCCCGTCCGGCACCGCCACCCGCACCGCCCAGCTCATCGCCGAGGCCCGCCGCGAGGCCGGCACCGCTCCGGCGCCGGACGCCACGGCCACGGCCCTGGACGGCGCGCGCGGCGCCGACGTCGACGGTGTCCCCGTCCACGCCGTCCGCCTGCGCGGTCTGCTCGCCCACCAGGAGGTCCTGCTCGGCGGCGAGGGCGAGACGCTGACCGTGCGCCACGACTCTCTCCACCACAGCAGCTTCATGCCGGGCATCCTGCTCGGCGCCCGCCGCGTGGTGACCACTCCGGGCCTGACCTTCGGCCTGGAACACTTCCTGGACCTGAACTGA
- the dapA gene encoding 4-hydroxy-tetrahydrodipicolinate synthase produces MAPTSTPQTPFGRVLTAMVTPFTADGALDLDGAQRLATHLVDAGNDGLIINGTTGESPTTSDAEKSDLVRAVLEAVGDRAHVVAGVGTNNTHHSIELARSAERVGAHGLLVVTPYYNKPPQEGLYRHFTTIADATELPVMLYDIPGRSGVPINTETLVRLAEHPRIVANKDAKGDLGRASWAIARSRLAWYSGDDMLNLPLLSVGAVGFVSVVGHVVTPDLRALVEAFVSGDVQKAAEIHQKLLPVYTGMFRTQGVMTTKAALALQGLPSGPLRAPMVELAPEEVEQLKIDLAAGGVQL; encoded by the coding sequence ATGGCTCCGACCTCGACTCCGCAGACCCCCTTCGGGCGGGTCCTCACCGCCATGGTCACGCCCTTCACGGCGGACGGCGCACTCGACCTCGACGGCGCGCAGCGGCTCGCCACCCATCTGGTGGACGCAGGCAACGACGGCCTGATCATCAATGGCACCACCGGCGAGTCGCCCACGACCAGTGACGCGGAGAAATCGGATCTCGTACGAGCCGTACTGGAGGCCGTCGGCGACCGCGCCCATGTCGTCGCCGGAGTCGGCACCAACAACACCCACCACAGCATCGAGCTCGCCCGGTCGGCCGAGCGAGTGGGCGCACACGGCCTCCTGGTCGTCACGCCGTACTACAACAAGCCCCCGCAGGAGGGCCTCTACCGACACTTCACGACGATCGCCGACGCCACCGAGCTGCCGGTCATGCTCTACGACATCCCCGGCCGCAGCGGTGTCCCGATCAACACCGAGACACTCGTCCGGCTCGCCGAGCACCCGCGCATCGTCGCCAACAAGGACGCCAAGGGCGACCTCGGGCGCGCCAGCTGGGCCATCGCCCGCTCCCGCCTCGCCTGGTACTCCGGCGACGACATGCTGAACCTGCCGCTGCTCTCCGTGGGCGCGGTCGGCTTCGTCTCGGTCGTCGGCCACGTGGTCACCCCCGACCTGCGCGCCCTCGTCGAGGCCTTCGTCTCCGGCGACGTCCAGAAGGCCGCGGAGATCCACCAGAAGCTGCTCCCGGTCTACACCGGCATGTTCCGCACCCAGGGCGTCATGACCACCAAGGCCGCGCTCGCCCTCCAGGGTCTGCCGTCCGGGCCACTGCGCGCCCCCATGGTGGAGCTCGCGCCGGAAGAGGTCGAGCAGCTCAAGATCGATCTTGCTGCCGGCGGGGTACAGCTCTAG
- a CDS encoding PH domain-containing protein: protein MPLPFLTADRAFEAAEDVALPFDDRDRWRRPYRPGPWRVGVAAILLLLASYVLFAAVIIALTGSMSEAGVVLGIAAAVIVGALRLLRVGVWVSADGLRQVGFLRTRTVAWDRIVAVRTVQQPVRWLGLPRTVQGQALLLVRKDRAAEDTPMLMTTHNADFLARAGSFDRAADAVEAWADEYGRD from the coding sequence GTGCCCCTGCCCTTCCTGACGGCCGATCGCGCATTCGAGGCGGCGGAGGACGTCGCCCTGCCGTTCGACGACCGTGACCGCTGGCGGCGCCCCTACCGGCCCGGCCCGTGGCGCGTCGGCGTGGCGGCGATTCTTCTGCTGCTCGCGTCGTACGTGCTCTTCGCGGCGGTCATCATCGCGTTGACCGGTTCGATGTCCGAGGCCGGTGTGGTCCTCGGTATCGCGGCCGCCGTCATCGTCGGTGCCCTGCGACTGCTGCGGGTGGGGGTGTGGGTGAGCGCCGACGGTCTGCGCCAGGTGGGCTTCCTCCGCACTCGTACGGTGGCGTGGGACCGGATCGTCGCAGTGCGGACGGTGCAGCAGCCGGTGCGCTGGCTTGGGCTGCCCCGCACGGTTCAGGGGCAGGCCCTGCTGCTCGTACGCAAGGATCGTGCGGCCGAGGACACCCCGATGCTGATGACCACGCACAACGCGGACTTCCTGGCGCGCGCCGGTTCCTTCGACCGGGCGGCGGACGCGGTGGAGGCCTGGGCGGACGAATACGGGCGGGACTGA
- the thyX gene encoding FAD-dependent thymidylate synthase: protein MTDTPADDLKPSFLSDVTVELVKHSAADSDVLWAARVSTAGEQSLDELKKDPERSKGLINYLMRDRHGSPFEHNSMTFFISAPIFVFREFMRHRVGWSYNEESGRYRELQSVFYVPGPDRKLVQEGRPGKYVFVDGTEAQQELVVRTMEDSYRQAYDAYQEMLAAGVAREVARAVLPVGLFSSMYATCNARSLMHFLGLRTQHELATVPSFPQREIEMVGEKMEAEWAKLMPLTHAAFNANGRVAP from the coding sequence GTGACCGACACCCCCGCCGACGACCTCAAGCCCAGCTTCCTCAGTGACGTCACCGTCGAGCTGGTCAAGCACAGCGCGGCCGACTCCGACGTGCTGTGGGCTGCTCGCGTCTCCACTGCCGGAGAGCAGTCGCTGGACGAGCTGAAGAAGGACCCGGAGCGCTCCAAGGGCCTGATCAACTACCTGATGCGGGACCGGCACGGCAGCCCCTTCGAGCACAACTCGATGACCTTCTTCATCAGCGCCCCGATCTTCGTCTTCCGCGAGTTCATGCGGCACCGCGTGGGCTGGTCGTACAACGAGGAGAGCGGCCGCTACCGCGAGCTCCAGTCCGTCTTCTACGTCCCCGGGCCGGACCGCAAGCTCGTCCAGGAGGGCCGCCCCGGCAAGTACGTCTTCGTCGACGGCACCGAGGCCCAGCAGGAGCTGGTCGTGCGCACCATGGAGGACTCCTACCGCCAGGCCTACGACGCCTATCAGGAGATGCTCGCCGCAGGCGTCGCCCGTGAGGTCGCCCGCGCCGTCCTCCCCGTCGGACTGTTCTCCTCGATGTACGCCACCTGCAACGCCCGCTCGCTGATGCACTTCCTCGGGCTGCGCACCCAGCACGAACTGGCGACCGTCCCGTCCTTCCCGCAGCGCGAGATCGAGATGGTCGGCGAGAAGATGGAGGCCGAGTGGGCCAAGCTCATGCCGCTCACCCACGCCGCCTTCAATGCGAATGGTCGCGTGGCGCCGTAA